From a single Callithrix jacchus isolate 240 chromosome 5, calJac240_pri, whole genome shotgun sequence genomic region:
- the PSMC5 gene encoding 26S proteasome regulatory subunit 8 isoform X2 yields MALDGPEQLIVNDKSQNLRRLQAQRNELNAKVRLLREELQLLQEQGSYVGEVVRAMDKKKVLVKVHPEGKFVVDVDKNIDINDVTPNCRVALRNDSYTLHKILPNKVDPLVSLMMVEKVPDSTYEMIGGLDKQIKEIKEVIELPVKHPELFEALGIAQPKGVLLYGPPGTGKTLLARAVAHHTDCTFIRVSGSELVQKFIGEGARMVRELFVMAREHAPSIIFMDEIDSIGSSRLEGGSGGDSEVQRTMLELLNQLDGFEATKNIKVIMATNRIDILDSALLRPGRIDRKIEFPPPNEEARLDILKIHSRKMNLTRGINLRKIAELMPGASGAEVKGVCTEAGMYALRERRVHVTQEDFEMAVAKVMQKDSEKNMSIKKLWK; encoded by the exons ATGGCGCTTGACGGGCCAGAGCAG CTGATTGTGAATGATAAGAGCCAAAACCTCCGGAGGCTGCAGGCACAAAGGAATGAACTAAATGCTAAAG TTCGCCTATTGCGGGAGGAGCTACAGCTGCTGCAGGAGCAGGGCTCCTATGTGGGGGAAGTAGTCCGGGCCATGGATAAGAAGAAAGTGTTGGTCAAG GTACATCCTGAGGGCAAATTTGTTGTAGATGTGGACAAAAACATTGACATCAATGAC GTGACACCCAATTGCCGGGTGGCTCTAAGAAATGACAGCTACACTCTACACAAGATCCTGCCCAATAAGGTGGACCCATTGGTATCACTGATGATGGTGGAGAAAGTGCCAGATTCGACTTATGAGATGATTGGTGGACTAGACAAACAGATCAAGGAGATCAAAGAAGTGATCGAGCTGCCTGTTAAGCATCCCGAGCTCTTCGAAGCACTGGGCATTGCTCAGCCCAAG GGAGTGCTGCTGTATGGACCTCCAGGCACTGGGAAGACACTGTTGGCCCGGGCTGTGGCTCATCATACAGACTGTACCTTTATTCGTGTCTCTGGCTCTGAATTGGTACAGAAATTCATTGGGGAAG GGGCAAGAATGGTGAGGGAGCTGTTTGTCATGGCACGGGAACATGCTCCATCTATCATCTTCATGGATGAAATCGACTCCATCGGCTCCTCACGGCTGGAGGGGGGTTCTGGAGGGGACAGTGAAGTGCAGCGCACAATGCTGGAGTTGCTCAACCAGCTGGATGGCTTTGAGGCCACCAAAAACATCAAG GTTATCATGGCTACTAATAGGATTGACATCCTGGACTCTGCGCTGCTTCGCCCAGGGCGCATTGACAGAAAAATTGAATTTCCACCCCCCAATGAAGAG GCTCGGCTGGACATTCTGAAGATTCATTCTCGGAAAATGAACCTGACTCGAGGGATCAACCTGAGAAAAATTGCTGAGCTCATGCCAGGAGCATCAGGAGCCGAAGTGAAG GGTGTGTGCACAGAAGCTGGCATGTATGCCCTACGAGAACGGCGAGTCCACGTTACTCAGGAGGACTTCGAGATGGCAGTAGCCAAG GTCATGCAGAAAGACAGTGAGAAAAACATGTCCATCAAGAAATTATGGAAGTAA
- the PSMC5 gene encoding 26S proteasome regulatory subunit 8 isoform X1, whose translation MALDGPEQMELEEGKAGSGLRQYYLSKIEELQLIVNDKSQNLRRLQAQRNELNAKVRLLREELQLLQEQGSYVGEVVRAMDKKKVLVKVHPEGKFVVDVDKNIDINDVTPNCRVALRNDSYTLHKILPNKVDPLVSLMMVEKVPDSTYEMIGGLDKQIKEIKEVIELPVKHPELFEALGIAQPKGVLLYGPPGTGKTLLARAVAHHTDCTFIRVSGSELVQKFIGEGARMVRELFVMAREHAPSIIFMDEIDSIGSSRLEGGSGGDSEVQRTMLELLNQLDGFEATKNIKVIMATNRIDILDSALLRPGRIDRKIEFPPPNEEARLDILKIHSRKMNLTRGINLRKIAELMPGASGAEVKGVCTEAGMYALRERRVHVTQEDFEMAVAKVMQKDSEKNMSIKKLWK comes from the exons ATGGCGCTTGACGGGCCAGAGCAG atggagctggaggaggggaaggcaggcagCGGTCTCCGCCAATATTATCTGTCCAAGATTGAAGAACTCCAG CTGATTGTGAATGATAAGAGCCAAAACCTCCGGAGGCTGCAGGCACAAAGGAATGAACTAAATGCTAAAG TTCGCCTATTGCGGGAGGAGCTACAGCTGCTGCAGGAGCAGGGCTCCTATGTGGGGGAAGTAGTCCGGGCCATGGATAAGAAGAAAGTGTTGGTCAAG GTACATCCTGAGGGCAAATTTGTTGTAGATGTGGACAAAAACATTGACATCAATGAC GTGACACCCAATTGCCGGGTGGCTCTAAGAAATGACAGCTACACTCTACACAAGATCCTGCCCAATAAGGTGGACCCATTGGTATCACTGATGATGGTGGAGAAAGTGCCAGATTCGACTTATGAGATGATTGGTGGACTAGACAAACAGATCAAGGAGATCAAAGAAGTGATCGAGCTGCCTGTTAAGCATCCCGAGCTCTTCGAAGCACTGGGCATTGCTCAGCCCAAG GGAGTGCTGCTGTATGGACCTCCAGGCACTGGGAAGACACTGTTGGCCCGGGCTGTGGCTCATCATACAGACTGTACCTTTATTCGTGTCTCTGGCTCTGAATTGGTACAGAAATTCATTGGGGAAG GGGCAAGAATGGTGAGGGAGCTGTTTGTCATGGCACGGGAACATGCTCCATCTATCATCTTCATGGATGAAATCGACTCCATCGGCTCCTCACGGCTGGAGGGGGGTTCTGGAGGGGACAGTGAAGTGCAGCGCACAATGCTGGAGTTGCTCAACCAGCTGGATGGCTTTGAGGCCACCAAAAACATCAAG GTTATCATGGCTACTAATAGGATTGACATCCTGGACTCTGCGCTGCTTCGCCCAGGGCGCATTGACAGAAAAATTGAATTTCCACCCCCCAATGAAGAG GCTCGGCTGGACATTCTGAAGATTCATTCTCGGAAAATGAACCTGACTCGAGGGATCAACCTGAGAAAAATTGCTGAGCTCATGCCAGGAGCATCAGGAGCCGAAGTGAAG GGTGTGTGCACAGAAGCTGGCATGTATGCCCTACGAGAACGGCGAGTCCACGTTACTCAGGAGGACTTCGAGATGGCAGTAGCCAAG GTCATGCAGAAAGACAGTGAGAAAAACATGTCCATCAAGAAATTATGGAAGTAA